The nucleotide window GGCGCTTCCGTCAGATACCTGGATTTCAACAGGCATGGCCGGAGACAACTGTTGCGGGCTGTGCAGGAAGGGATCGTTTTTGGCCTTAACTATGGTTTAGAGATCATGTCCGCTATGGATCTTAAAATTCATCGGGTGAGAGCAGGCAATGCCAATATGTTTCTCAGTCCGCTATTCCGTGAAATATTTGCCAATACGGCCAACACTGTGATAGAACTGTATAATACTGACGGCGCGCAGGGAGCAGCGCGCGGAGCAGCTATAGGCGCGGGATATGTGAACATGGAAGAAGCATTCCGGGGAATGGAACGCCTGATGGTTGTTGAACCGGAAGCAACCCTTCAGGTACAGTACCGTGAAGTCTACGGTAAATGGCTCACCGAGTTGCGTTCAAAATTATAATACTGTTCATATGTACAATATATCATTTTAAAATCCACCTTTTATGAGCATCACACTTGGAAATCACGAATATTTTAAAGGTATAGGAAAGATCAGCTACGAAGGACCGCAGTCTGACAATCCACTCGCCTATAAGTGGTATGATGAAAACCGGATCATTGCAGGAAAATCCATGAAGGAACTTTTCCGCTTTGCAGTCAGTTACTGGCACACCTTCTGTGGTACCGGCGCTGATCCCTTCGGACCGGGCACCAAAAATTTCCCCTGGCTTGCATCCACGGATGCTGAACAAAGCGCAAAAGACAAGATGGACGCCGCGTTTGAGTTTATCACCAAATTGGGATTGCCCTACTACTGCTTTCATGATGTAGATCTGATTGATGAAGGCGCAGATCTTGCTACCTACGAAAAACGTATGCAGCTGATAGTAGACTATGCCCGCCAGAAGCAGGCAGCCAGTGGCGTTAAGCTGCTCTGGGGTACGGCCAACGTATTCAGCCATCCAAGGTATATGAACGGTGCTGCCACCAATCCTGACTTCACCGTAGTGACCTACGCCGGCACACAGGTGAAAAATGCATTGGATGCCACCATAGCATTGGGTGGAGAGAATTATGTTTTCTGGGGAGGCCGTGAAGGATACATGACATTGCTGAATACGGACATGAAACGGGAGCAGGAGCATCTGGCGCGCTTCCTGTCCATGGCCCGTGACTACGCGCGGAAGCAGGGCTTCAAAGGAACATTCTTTATTGAACCTAAACCCTGCGAACCTACCAAGCACCAGTACGATTTTGACAGCGCCACTGTAATCGGTTTCCTGCGCCAGTATGGGCTGGAAAAGGACTTTAAATTGAATATTGAAGTAAACCACGCTACGCTGGCGGGTCATACTTTCCAGCATGAACTGCAGGTGGCAGCAGATGCCGGTATGCTGGGCAGCATCGATGCCAACCGCGGCGATGCGCAGAATGGCTGGGATACGGACCAGTTTCCGACAAACCTGAATGAACTCATCGAAAGTATGCTCATCATCCTGGAAGCCGGAGGATTCTCCGGCGGAGGCGTGAACTTTGACGCCAAAACCCGGCGTAATTCGACAGACCTGGAAGATATATTCCATGCGCATATCGGAGGCATAGATACTTTTGCGCGGGCCGCCGTAATTGCAGAAAAAATATTGACACAAACGTCCTATAAAAAATTTCGCCGGGACCGCTACGCCTCATTTGATACAGGCAAAGGCCGGGAATTTGAAGAAGGGAAGCTTTCACTCGAAGACCTCCGCCACCTGGCCTTCGCGGGAGGAGCACCGGTACAGATCAGTGGAAAGCAGGAGTGGCTGGAGAATCTTATCAACAGTTGTATCTTTTAGCGAATGCCGGTACAAGAAGCGTACAAAGGAATAAATTGTATTTAAATCAGCTTCATCACATATATTGGAATAGTTCCGCTTTAATCTGACAGTTAGGGTTAATTTTAAGTAACCACACTTATTCATTAACCCATAAACCGTCAGAAATGAATACAGTAGTAAAGTTAATTAAAAACAAGGTAGGGCTATTAAAATTAGCCGAAGAATTGGGTAATGTCTCCCAGGCCTGTAAACTGTTTAGCTATAGCAGAGACAGTTTCTACAGATTCAAAGAATTATACGACGAAGGAGAAGAATCAGCCCTGCAGGAGATAAGCCGTAAAAAGGCTATTCTGAAAAACAGAATAGAACCACAGATCGAAGAAGCGGTAGTTATGCTTCCGCTAATTGCCTTAATGCATATGCCTCATGCGGTAAGTCATACGGCTTAAATATCTCAATAAGATTGACAAAGCCAGGATCCTTTGCTGTTAGATCCGCTGCTGCCAACAAGGCTTTCTTCCTGATCGGCGTAATATCTTCCAACGCAGTTTCATCATTGAACAATACATCCAAAATTGTACGGAGGTAACTGACCTGTTTCAATGAGTGCATAGCAGGTAGTGCGTCGATGAGTGGCTCCATATTCTTTTCCAATACATCTGGTCTGGATTTACGCAGCACCACTAAAATATATTCGTGTACGTTATCGATGTCGCCAATGAAAGGCATCATGTTACCGTAGTCATCATCGAGTGCTTCATGATTGGCTAATGCATGTAATAACTCCGTCAGCCAGGCATCCTGGGCGTCTGCCTGGGTGAGTAGCACCAGCTGTACGGCCATCACAAAACGGACAAATGCATCTGCTTCAGTAGCAAGCGCAATAGAATAAGTTGCAAGCAGTTTATTGCTTTGATCCCTGATGGCATAAAAATCCGTCAGTGAATAGATGGCGTATCCTCTTCTGGTACTGCTGTGCTCCGTGTTTTGCCACTCATTTAGCAGGAATTGCTCCGTAGCATCATTGCCAGCATATACCAGTATGTATTGCGCCATACGAGCAACGTCCGTATCATCGCTAATAGCCCACTGCAGAAGCGTAGGTTCCAAAGGAGCAATAGCCCCGATCAGCTCCGTATATAAATCACCCAGCTCACTGATATCAGTTAAGTCGAGGATGGTATACAGGAATTTTCCCAATCGCAGTTGCACGGCCGACAAGTGTTGATAGTGGGGAATCATGCGCGCCAGTATCGCTGCTACTTTGTATGTCGATGCATACACGGTGCCTTGTTGTTCTACCTCCTTCCAGAGCATTTCGTTGGCAAGGCTGGCTACTGTTTCGTCTTCCGAAAGCATGCCATTGATACCGATTGGCAGCTCGGCACCGCCATCGCTATGGTAGGCGTCGATGGTTTCCCAGTCGATGGCATCCAGCTCCTTTTGAAGGTATACGGGTACTTCCAGCGCATACAGTTTATGTTTGGCATTCAACTCCTCATAGTGCCGGTTGAACAGGACCTCCACACTTTCCCAATCGGTGCGGGTAGTATTAACATCATAACCACCCCAGGACGGTATAAAGGCATCCCATCTTATCAACCGGAAATGATCATCCAGTTCTTCCGTTACGGTAAGTTGCCGTAATACTTGCCCAGCC belongs to Chitinophaga sp. HK235 and includes:
- the xylA gene encoding xylose isomerase; its protein translation is MSITLGNHEYFKGIGKISYEGPQSDNPLAYKWYDENRIIAGKSMKELFRFAVSYWHTFCGTGADPFGPGTKNFPWLASTDAEQSAKDKMDAAFEFITKLGLPYYCFHDVDLIDEGADLATYEKRMQLIVDYARQKQAASGVKLLWGTANVFSHPRYMNGAATNPDFTVVTYAGTQVKNALDATIALGGENYVFWGGREGYMTLLNTDMKREQEHLARFLSMARDYARKQGFKGTFFIEPKPCEPTKHQYDFDSATVIGFLRQYGLEKDFKLNIEVNHATLAGHTFQHELQVAADAGMLGSIDANRGDAQNGWDTDQFPTNLNELIESMLIILEAGGFSGGGVNFDAKTRRNSTDLEDIFHAHIGGIDTFARAAVIAEKILTQTSYKKFRRDRYASFDTGKGREFEEGKLSLEDLRHLAFAGGAPVQISGKQEWLENLINSCIF